The sequence below is a genomic window from Bos taurus isolate L1 Dominette 01449 registration number 42190680 breed Hereford chromosome 7, ARS-UCD2.0, whole genome shotgun sequence.
TCACAATAAGCAAACTGCAGCATAAAAACAGATGctagctgggagggattgggggcaagaggagaaggggaagacagaggatgagatggctggatggtatcactgactcgatggacatgagtctcagtgaactccgggagttggtgatggacagggtggcctggcatgctgcgattcatggggtcgcaaagagtcggacacgactgagcgactgatctgatctgatctgatctgatgaagaaaataaataggaaGGAATAGATTAGCAGAGATGATCATGCTAAGTGCCAAACATAGTTCCTGTCAAAGAGCAGAAACATAGTAAGTTTGCAGAAATTAGTCAGTGAAAGATATGTTTTATACACAATTATAAATTCTTAATACCTAACATTACCTAATTGAGCTACTTATAATGAATAATGAGGGCAAGGTATATACACTATTTCTGCCTGATATGTGAAGAAATTTACAGAAAGGTGATGAAACTGGTCTAAAATAAGTTTACTATAAGTACAGAACAACTATTAGTTCTATTACCAGTGTGTGTTAGATTCTTTAGTGATTCTTCATATGGTTTGCAAAGCTCATCCAAAGCTTATTTCTTTGGATTCAACAACTAGCAAGATCAAAGTAAACCAGGTACAATAGTACACTcagtattttgagaaataattgactttAAACTTTACTGTATTGGTCTGATTCCACAGGGCATATTAGAGCCTGGTAACAACCATGCTATCTGCTAGTTTGCATGTACTGGTATTGGTATTGTCCcacgtgctatgtgctcagtcactcagtcatttctgactcttttgtgaccacacagtctatagcccacaaggctcctctctgtccatggaattttccaagcaagaatactggagtacgttgccatttcctattccagaggatcttcctggctcagggatagaaccagagtctcctgcattggcaggttttCTACAGAACCATCAGGAAACTCATTGTCTTGCACATAATGAAAACACTCATTCCAGTGTTATGCAAATACAAGGATTCACCAAATTTAATAAGGCCCCCTGGCCTGTCAGGAACAAGTTCATCTTATTTGATGAACCATAATTTAAGTCAATGCATTAATGCCTGAAAATGGCTAGAATAGAAGTAAGCATATTTCAATGATATGAAAATACTTAGTTTTAAATCCAGACATCACTGGCCAAGAAAATGGCTTAATTATACTGCGATGCGAGTGACTGACACCAGATTTCTATCACCTGGATGAGAGgtgatgggaaggactgatgagTCAGGCAGAGGTCCAAGTGAAGGAAGGAGTCAGCTCCAGCAGAGAGCACAGTGGAAGCAACCAGAAGTGCCAGAGGcaagttttctcttttcctgtggCTCCTCCTGGACATTCTGCTTGATTCTAACTCATTTAGAATCTGAGGCTATCATGTCAAAATGGAACCCCAATGTCATTGTGTCCAAACTCCTTAGGAAAATGAGGAAACATTGAGCTTGATCACACAACTTTACTGACTCTCAAGACAAACTTAGGACATAGGcataattttcttaaatgttgagAAAACTATGCTTAGTGTTTAAGTAATGTGAATATTATTAGCTGTGCTAAAACCAGCCACCCTAAGGCCACACTCCTAAGACATCCAAAGTACATTATTTCAATCACTCTCACTAAGTGGATATTAGagtaaataaggaaaagaaaaaagtgaaagtgttagttgctcagtcatgtccaactctatgcagatccatggactgtagcccgtcaggctcctctgtccaggcaacaATAtaggagtaggtagccattcccttttctaggggatctttccaacccagggatcgaacctgagtctccagcattgcagatagattcttttatcttctgagccaccagggaagcccaaatcaggaaaagaacaACACTCTTACTTTAGCAACTCTTATAGCAAAGGTGGCGTGGATCATGCTGGAGGGCAGATAAAAACTAATCAGAATAAGtcagtcttctctgtctctctttgaaAGACACTGTCACTTTCATGGAGACCAAGGAACCCTTCCTATACTTCTTGTCTTGGACCAGATGAGCAGTCCTTAGACATCCCAATCTTTCTTCCATAAAGATAAGTTGTAGTATGCTTTGTTTCTTATTGACTGTTTTAAGTTGAATTGTAtcccctccaaaattcatatgttgaaatcctaaccccagtACTCCAATTGTGACTCAGTTTGGAGATTGGATCTTTAGAGACAATTGAGTTAAAATGAGGTTACTGTGGTGGGCTCTAATCCAATATAACTTCTGTTTTTATAAGAAGGGGAAATTTGGATACAAAAATGCCCAGAAGAAAGTCCACTGACATTCtccaaaatttattctttttctccttcatgtctttatatcataataaaaatattagaaaagcaaaattcttaaatttgttcttgaaataacttttttaaacattttatttttaaactttacaatattatattagttttgccaaatatcgaaatgaatccgccacatgaaataacttttaaaatattttattatttaaaaagtaagattataatgggcttcccaggtggctgaatGATGCAGAATCTTTCTGCCAAATagtagacacaggtttgatccctgggtctaggaaatcctttggagaaggaaatggcaacccactctagtattcttgcctgggaaatcccacagacagaggagcctggcggctgcagtccatgagagtcacaaagagttggaaactacTTAGCAACCAAAACAATGATAACAACAAAGATTATAATATTAATACCAATGTGTATTCATTCTAACTCAttctaatgagaaaaaaatttcctcATTACCAGAGATAACTACACTTATTTCATATATGTTAGAGGTTTTTCTTAGGTCCTAAAAATCTTTTATACTAAGTgacaaattaaaaattcatttactcTAATGacacaaaaattatattttgaacaATAAAAGTTGTAGAGGTGACAGATTTactcaaaagaaaatttaaatcgatgtttaaaaagtcaaattttaaTGGGTCCCAGATGGTTTTTATAGCACTGCTATTGGTTAAATACAAACGTTTTGGGGGATCATTTCTTAGAGTAactctttccttttatttgaacCATGTAGGCAAACAGGTTGTCTCTTCCTCAGTCAAAGCTTTTTGCTCCAGACTCACTTTCCTGTTCTTACTTAAAATGTTAGATCCTGTGAGGATACTGATGACACCTTCCAGGTGCTGTGAGAGTGATGAACCATCAGACTCAAGTATCACAGACAAAGTCAATCTTCAGTACCGGTAGGTCCTAAAACAAGGCCAGTCGTGTGCCAATATTTCAGGGCACTGTCCCACATGCTTTTCCTGGAACATGACTTAAAATTGTGACTTTAAAGATCATAGGCTAGCAAGATTTCTACTGTAAGAGAAGACTCAGACTCAGGACACAGTCATGATTTAGCAGAGACCACTAGGTTAAATCCAGGCCACAGTTCTGTTTGGAACATTAGTAAATGTTATGCTAAACTCAAGTTTATTTCTACTAAAAGCTGTGAAAATTTGACATTACAGTAACTGAAATCTCATAGGGAAACCTGTAGCAATTTCATCACTACCAGCTCTTGACCTGCTAAGATGTTTATAGTATCTGCTCAACCTCTGTGGGTGGTTCTGTTACAGCCATTtcagtgccccccacccctgccacaaGCTCACAAACTGCAATGTACCTAGTGCAGTACATTTATTAATGTAATTTGTTGAGTGGATAATTGCTGAATGAATACGATTATTTCACCTTTTGCATTAGTTTTCACAACTTGTTATTATGCATGTATATAACCATAGTATCTGAACAGATAcgcttatttgttcatttataatCTGTTATTGCTCAGACTTACcagagaaagagcaagagaaaaaagaaaaagaaaagtaaggggGATTCGTGAACTATGCAGAGAAACAGATTTACTTTTCACCATCTTTATGGACCAATTTGTGAGCGTGTGTTTTGCACTAACTATCACAAAGACCATATCCATCTTGAATATTCTCTATTGCTTTTCATGActtgggaaggaaatgacaaatgaGACAATGGTAACTGAATTTATTCTAAAGGGCTTCTCAGACGTGCCTGAACTGAGGCTCATTAGCACcatcttcttccttttcatctaTCTCTTTGCCCTCCTGGGGAACATCTCCATCATTGCAGCTGTGAGCAGAGACAGCCGCCTCCACAtccccatgtatttcttcctgaAGAATCTCTCTTTCTTGGACATGTGCTACACCACAGTCATCGTCCCCAAGGCACTGATTAATTCACTCATGGGTTCAGAAGTCATCTCCTTTTGGGAATGTGTGGCTCAGCTCTTCTTATTTGTAACGCTATGTGCTTCTGAGTGCTTCCTGCTCACCTCTATGGCATATGACCGTTGTTTGGCCATCTACAAGCCTCTCCTTTATGGTGTCATTATGAGCAGAAAACTATGTACAGAGCTTGTTATGGTGGCCTGGTTGAGCGGAGCTTTCTATGCCATCTTTCACACCATCAACACCTTCTCCCTCCAGTTCTGTGGGCCTAATGTCATTGACCACTTTTTCTGTGACAGTTCCCCTATCATGAGACTCTCCTGCAGTGACTCCCACACCAATGAGGAAATTGGATTTGTGGTGGGTGGGTGTACTATTCTTGGTGCCTTTGCCCTCACAATCATCTCATATGTTCTCATCATTGCTACCATTGCTCGGACCCAGTCTGCTGGTGGCCGCTGGAAGGCCTTTTCCACCTGTTCCTCTCATCTTACTACCATCATTCTGTTTTATGTCACTGGGAGCATTGCTTACTTGAGACCTACGTCTCACTACTTCCCCCTTCAAGGACGGCTAGTGTCTGTGTTTTACTCCATTCTAACACCTAGCCTTAATCCTGTTGTTTACTGTCTGAGAAACACAGACATGCAGGCGGCCCTAAAGAAACTATTTGTCCCATCCAAATAggcatatttttcatatattaaacatatttctCTGAACATTAACCTAGATAAAATAGTTTCTTGAAACACATAATCTAGTAAAGTGAAtagtgaagaaatagaaaatgtaaacagattaataACAAAGGAGATTAAAGCAGTAATAAAAAAAGcttccaacaaagaaaagcctTGTACCATTGATTTCATTGGTGAAGTGTACCAAACACTTTAAGAATTAATGCCAACCCTTCTAAAACTCTTCTAAAAAACTGATTATGAAATACTTGCAAACTAACTTTATTGGGCCAGAATTATCTTCACACCAAGGCcaaagacactacaagaaaataaaactgtatgAACTtggatgaacatagatgcaaaaatcttcaacaaaatactagcaaacctaACTCATCAGCACATTGAAGtgtcatacaccatgaccaaatgaGATTTATCCTGGGATTCCAAGCAGCATATGCAAACCAATAAACATACCGTATTGCGTTAATAGAAGTAAGAAAAACTGTATGATCATCTCTATAGATACaggaaaaacatttgacaaaataagattttcatgataaaaactctcaataaactgggtatagagggaacatatgtGAACATAATAAAGCCCATATATtgcaagcccacagctaacatcatactcaatgatgaaaacCTGACACCTTTTCTTCTATGattagaaacaagacaagggtgcccactttcatccCTCTCCCTCTTATTAAACACAGCACTAGAACTCCACCCAGAGGAaataggcaagaaaaaaatattttatgtatgctgctgctaagtcggcttcagtcgtgtctgactcagtccgaccccatagactgcagcccaccaggctcccccgtccctgggattctccagacaagaacactggagtgggttgccatttccttctccaatgcatgagagtgaaaagtgaaagtgaagtcgctcagttgtgtccgactgccagcgaccccatggactgcagtctaccaggctcctctgtccaagggattttccaggcaagagtactggagtggggtgccattgccttctccaattttatgTATACttcattataataaataaatacatgaaagaaaaaaacaactacaAGAATTATTGTGATTCCCAAAATAACCAATAGTTTCTGCTTCTCATGGATAATTTAAGCTATTTATGAATCTGAGATACTAATTATATATCCCCCACTCTCCCTTTGAAACTCTGTACAGGAAGGAAATAAGCAAATAATTGAATCAAGTTTACAGGAGAAAAATTCAGTTTTACAAGAGAATTGTGCTATAActttgttttgttggttttattATAATGAAGTAAACTTTTGCAATAACTTCTCTCCATTAGCTCTGTCATAATATAAGTAGGCATTTACttctaacattcagttcagttcagttcagtcactcaattgtgtccgactctttgagaccccatgaaccgcagcgcactaagcctccctgtccatcatcaactcccagagtttacccaaactcatgtccattgagtcggtgatgccgtccaaccatctcatcctctgaggtccccttctcctcctgcctgcaaaccttctcagcttcagggtcttttcaaatgagccagctcttcacatcaggtggccaaagtattggagtttcagcttcagcatcagtccttccaatgaacgcccagaactgatctcctttaggatgattGGATCTTtagtactggttggatctccttgcagtccaagggactctcaagagtcttttccaacaccacagttcaaaagcatcaattcttcagtgttcagctttctttataggccaaatctcacatccatacatgactactggaaaaaccatagccttgactagacggacctttgttggcaaagtaaaatgtctctgcttttgaatatgctatctaggttggtcataactttacttccaaggagtaagtgtcatttaatttcatggctgcaatcaccatcaacagtgatttttggagtcccaaaaaacaaagtctgacactgtttccccatctgtttcccatgaagtgatgggatcagatgccatgatcttagttttctgaatgttgagctttaagccaactttttcactggcctctttcactttcctcaaggggctttttagttcttcactttctgccataagggtggtgtcatctgcatatttgaggttattgatatttctcccagcaatcttgattccagcttgtgcttcctccagctgagagtttctcatgatgtactatgcatataagttaaataaagtgaagtgaagtcactcagttgtgcccgactctatgcaaccctgtggactgtagcctaccaggcttctctgttcaagggattctccaggcaagaatactggggtgggttaccatttccttctccaggggatcttcccgacccagggattgaacctgggtctcccacattggaggcagatgctttaacctctgagccagcagggaagccccaagttaaataagcaaggtgacaatatacagccttgacatactcctttttctatttggaaccagtctgttgttccctgtccagttctaactgttgcttcctgacctgcatatggttttctcaaaaggcaggtcaggtggtctggtattcccatttctttcagaattttccacagtttattgtgatccatacagtcaaaagctttggcatagtcaataaagcagaaatagatgtttttctggaactctcttgcttttttgatgatccagcagatgttgtcaatttgatctctggttcctttgccttttctaaatccagcttgaacatctggaaattcacggttcacgtattgctgaagcctagcttggagaattttgagcattactttactagcgagtgagatcagtgcaattgtgcagtagtttaagcattctttgaaattgcctttctttgggattggaatgaaaactgaccctttccagtcctgtggccaatgctgaattttccaaatttgctggcatattgagtgtagcactttcacagcatcatctttcaggatttgaaatagctcaactggaattccatcacctccactagctttgttcatagtgatgcttcctaatgcccacttgacttcacattccagaatgtctggctctaggtgagtgatcacatcattgtgattatctgggtggtgaagatcttttttgtacagttattctgtgtattcttgccacctgtctTAATGtcatctgcttctgttgggtccataccatttctgtcctttattgagcccatctttgcatgaaatattcctttggcaCATGGTTATAGAGGTTGGTCCAGCTTCTGCTTGTACAAATATATCAAATAATACTTGCTATCAAAAGTAAGATAGGTTTAAGGATTTGACCTAAATGGCAGAAGCTGTCTAAATGAAAATTTTGTGAAATCTTTAAGCTAAATCTATAATTCTACCCTAATGACTCAAACATGCATTTAACCATAATCAAAGGTGTTTACTAAAGTATTTTGTTGAAATAATGAGAACTGGAAAGACTTTATATGCTCATTCACAGAAGTTTAAACAAATTATGGCTCAGCTATACTGTTGATAgttgtgttagccgctcagttaTATCCCACTCTTTGGGGACTCCgaggattgtagcctgccaggtcatctgtctacgggattccgcaggcaagaatactggagtgggttgcccttgccttctacaggggatcttccagacccaggaatcgaacctaggtctcaagaattacaggcagactctttaccatctgagccaccagggaagctggccaACTGAGCACAGGGAGCTGGGTGTGCTGGGCGCAGGTCGCGGGCGACAGGGCGGCAGCAACCCACGAAGAGAAGAAGGGGGGAGGCGATCACTGGGGGCCGACTGACCCGCCTCACCGGCGGCAAGGAGGGCCCACTACCCACGCTTGGTTCAACTCGAGGCGCAGAGCATCGCCGCGGCGGCATGGAGGAACAAGGGGGCGTCCCCCGTCGCAGGTAGCCCGCCCTGGCGGCCCGGGAGCGGGTTGGGGGACACCCGCCTGTCGCGTCGGGACCGACCGATGCGCTCTCCCTTTCTCCCGCACGGGGGCGGGCGGCGCGTGCACGCGGCCGGTCCACTACGGCTGGCAGGGACCCAACTCGCGCTCGGGCGAGCTGCCAGAGCGGGGAGCTGCGGGGCATGGCGCTTCCCCTCGCCCAGCAGTAAACGACGTCGGCGGACAGGCGTCGGTGTGCGGGCGTGGCCCTGGGGTAGCGGACGGACTAACGGAGAAAGGGACCCACGAGGTGCAGCCAGGTAGGCCGAAGTCGCGAAGACGTGGCGGTGGCGGCATAGAAGCGGCTGTTGGGTGGGGCTGCCGCGCGCCATCGCGAGGGGCCCTGGGACGTTCAAAACGAGTCGCCACCGCGAGTCGGCCGCCCGGGCACGCCACGGGGTCTCACCGCCACAGGCCTCCAACAGAGGGGCGGTCCCACGGCACCCCGGACGCCGACTGGCCCCCCtggccaccaggggagcccttgcGGGTCTCTCGACCACAACCGCCAACATCCAAAGTCGCAGCCGGCGCAGGAGAATGCTCTCCGTACGCGTACCTGCGCCCCTACGCCCCTCACGCGCAACCCGGCGTGCCCAGCGTTCCCCGGGGCGCCACAGGGGACGGAGGCCGGGGGACAACATCCAGGTGAGGCGTGGCCGGTTCGGTCCCAGACAGGGAAGGGGGCACGGGCGGTTACCCGTGCGGACAGAGCAAGGGCCAGCAGAGACAGGGAGGGGCGGCAGACACTCACAGCCAGGGCCGTGGCTCAGGGGCACAGGCCCTGTCCAGGGAACAGAAAGACCGAGACACGGCCGGACCACCAGGAAAACTAGGGCGAGGTCCCACTGCCACACACACAAGGGCGCTTCCGTGACGTCTGGTACGCCAGCCGGCCTCCGCTACCGCGGAGCTTCCCGCGACCGACTCCGCCGCCGGGGCCGTCTTACCTGGCTGCCTAGGGGCCCCGTCCACGCAAATCATCCGTCCGTCCTCGGCAGATCCGTCTTCATCTAGTCCGACTCAAGACTCACGTCCTAGGGACCAGTTCTCCAGCGAGGCGGCCCAGCCCGTGCCCGCACACCAGCAGCGGCTGTGGCTTCTGGCGAAGGCAGGCTTGAGGGGCTCCTAACCGCCGCGCGACTGGGGAGCAAGGACCCGGCGTCCCCGTCCTGGGTTCACCATGGGGTTCGCTTACCGCAGACGGCGCACGCGCGGTCTCACTTGCCAGACGCCCGGTGAACCCAGCGGGACCCTCTCCTAACTGGGAGTGGGGAGGCGCGGCCCCGAATATTGTTGACAGGTCTCTTAATTTAggaatcacttcatggcaaatttattgactataccaaagcctttgactgtgtggatcactataaactggaaaattctgaaagagacgggaataccagacgacctgatctgcctcttgagaaacttatatgcaggtcaggaagcaacagttagaattggacatggaacaacagactggttccaaataggaaaaggagtatgtcaaggctgtatattgtcatcctgcttatttaacttataggcagagtacatcatgagaaacgctgggctggaagaagcacaagctggaatcaagattgccgggagaaatatcaataacctcagatatgcagatgacagcacccttatggcagaaagtgaagaggaactaaaaagccttttgatgaaagtgaaagaggagagtgaaaaagctggcttaaaactcaacattcagaaaacgaaaatatggcatctggttccatcacttcatgggaaatagatggggaaacagaggaaacagtgtccgactttattttctggggctccaaaatcactgcagatggtgactgctgctactgctaagtcgcttcagtcgtgtctgactctttgcgaccccatagatggcagcccaccaggctcccccgtccctgggattctctaggcaagaacactggagtgggttgccatttccttctccaatgcatgtaagtgaaaagtgaaagtgaagtcgctcagtcgtgtccgactcctagcgaccccatggactgcagcccaccaggcccctccatccatgggattttccaggcaagagtactggagtgggttgccattgccttctccagcagatggtgactgccaccacgaaattaaaagacgcttactccttggaaggaaagttatgaccaacctagatagcatattcaaaagcagagacattactttgccaacaaaggtccgtctagtcaaggctatggtttttccagtggtcatgtatggatgtgagagttggactgtgcagaaagctgagtgctgaggaattgatgcttttgaactgtggtgttggagaagactcttgagagtcccttggactgcaaggagatccaaccagtccatcctaaaggagatcagtcctgggtgttcattgctaaagctgaaactccaatactttggccacctcatgcgaagagttgactcattgggaaagactctgatgctgtgaggaattgggggtaggaggagaaggggacgacagaggatgagatggctggatggcattatcgactcgatggacatgagtttgagtagactctgggagttggtgatg
It includes:
- the OR9E2 gene encoding olfactory receptor family 9 subfamily E member 2 is translated as MTNETMVTEFILKGFSDVPELRLISTIFFLFIYLFALLGNISIIAAVSRDSRLHIPMYFFLKNLSFLDMCYTTVIVPKALINSLMGSEVISFWECVAQLFLFVTLCASECFLLTSMAYDRCLAIYKPLLYGVIMSRKLCTELVMVAWLSGAFYAIFHTINTFSLQFCGPNVIDHFFCDSSPIMRLSCSDSHTNEEIGFVVGGCTILGAFALTIISYVLIIATIARTQSAGGRWKAFSTCSSHLTTIILFYVTGSIAYLRPTSHYFPLQGRLVSVFYSILTPSLNPVVYCLRNTDMQAALKKLFVPSK